A portion of the Natronococcus sp. AD-5 genome contains these proteins:
- a CDS encoding acyl-CoA dehydrogenase family protein, which produces MELTEEQAAVRDVVREFAREEIRPTALEADESQEFPEDVWDGLAELDLTSLTVPEEFGGYDADPVTAAVVNEEIAYGMLAVATALSVHSLATSCFAEFGGEDLKERWLPDMAEGRPVGAFALSEPHAGSNPAEMSTEARREGDEYVINGEKQWITNGKRAGVYVLFAKTDRDDPSTVTQFLVPADVDGLSVGEKEDKLGLRASDTTSLTFDDVRIPAENRLTEEGRGLSAAFHILTGGRIAIAAQSVGLAQCALDEALAYSQEREQFGEPIGDIQTIRHKLAEMATRTRASRLLTRDAARQRATGDAALAASMAKYFASDTAMHVTNEAVQIHGGYGYVTEGEVERLYRDAKITEIYEGTTEIQKKVIARHLLE; this is translated from the coding sequence ATGGAGCTCACCGAGGAGCAGGCGGCGGTCCGGGACGTCGTCCGAGAGTTCGCACGCGAAGAGATTCGACCGACGGCGCTCGAGGCCGACGAGAGCCAGGAGTTTCCGGAGGACGTCTGGGACGGGCTCGCCGAACTCGATCTGACGAGTTTGACGGTTCCCGAGGAGTTCGGCGGCTACGACGCCGACCCGGTCACGGCCGCGGTCGTCAACGAGGAAATCGCCTACGGGATGCTCGCCGTCGCGACGGCGCTCTCGGTCCACTCGCTCGCCACGTCGTGTTTCGCCGAGTTCGGCGGCGAGGACCTGAAGGAGCGCTGGCTCCCCGACATGGCCGAGGGTCGTCCCGTCGGCGCGTTCGCGCTCTCGGAGCCGCACGCCGGGTCGAACCCGGCGGAGATGTCGACCGAAGCCCGGCGCGAAGGAGACGAGTACGTCATCAACGGCGAGAAACAGTGGATCACGAACGGGAAACGCGCGGGCGTCTACGTCCTGTTCGCGAAGACCGACCGCGACGACCCCTCGACGGTGACCCAGTTTCTCGTGCCGGCGGACGTCGACGGGCTCTCCGTCGGCGAGAAAGAGGACAAACTCGGCCTCCGCGCGAGCGACACCACGAGTCTCACCTTCGACGACGTCCGGATTCCCGCCGAGAACCGACTGACCGAGGAGGGACGCGGGCTCTCGGCCGCGTTTCACATCCTCACCGGCGGCCGGATCGCCATCGCCGCCCAGTCCGTCGGCCTCGCGCAGTGCGCGCTGGACGAGGCGCTCGCCTACAGTCAGGAGCGCGAGCAGTTCGGCGAGCCGATCGGCGACATCCAGACGATCCGGCACAAACTCGCCGAGATGGCCACGCGAACCCGGGCGAGCCGTCTCCTGACGCGAGACGCCGCCCGCCAGCGCGCGACGGGCGACGCCGCGCTCGCCGCGAGCATGGCGAAGTACTTCGCCAGCGACACCGCGATGCACGTCACGAACGAGGCCGTTCAGATCCACGGCGGCTACGGTTACGTCACCGAAGGCGAGGTCGAGCGACTCTACCGCGACGCCAAGATCACGGAGATCTACGAGGGGACCACCGAGATCCAGAAGAAGGTGATCGCGCGGCACCTGCTCGAGTAG
- a CDS encoding HAD family hydrolase, with translation MTEYDAIVYDLDGTLATLNVDWAAVATDVRTVYDDAGVIPPSDGLWDMLEAAADAGLTTDVESTIAAHEREGARTSRRLTHADELLERSVPVGVCSLNCEAACRIALEEHGLESAVETIVGRDTVATRKPAPEPLLETVRGLDAEPETALFVGDSARDEQTANRAGVDFEYVGTCPSGV, from the coding sequence GTGACCGAATACGACGCCATCGTCTACGACCTCGACGGGACGCTCGCCACCCTCAACGTCGACTGGGCGGCCGTCGCGACCGACGTCCGGACCGTCTACGATGACGCCGGCGTGATCCCCCCCAGCGACGGGCTGTGGGACATGCTCGAGGCCGCGGCCGACGCCGGCCTCACCACCGATGTCGAGTCGACGATCGCCGCCCACGAACGCGAGGGAGCGCGCACGTCGCGCCGACTGACCCACGCGGACGAGTTGCTCGAGCGGTCGGTGCCGGTCGGCGTCTGCTCGCTCAACTGCGAGGCGGCCTGTCGCATCGCGCTCGAGGAACACGGACTCGAGAGCGCCGTCGAGACGATCGTCGGTCGCGACACCGTCGCGACGCGGAAGCCGGCGCCGGAGCCGCTGCTCGAGACCGTCCGGGGGCTCGACGCGGAGCCGGAAACGGCGCTGTTCGTCGGCGACTCCGCTCGAGACGAACAGACGGCGAATCGGGCCGGCGTCGACTTCGAGTACGTCGGGACCTGCCCGTCCGGCGTCTGA
- a CDS encoding DUF5822 domain-containing protein, with protein MPEPVETTSPDGVDYGWVMQVTFVVTIAVGAPVVALLSTGVDLPTWDARAEFAIRVGAVIWLVVALSVFAYAKRKQE; from the coding sequence GTGCCAGAACCCGTCGAAACGACCTCGCCCGACGGCGTCGACTACGGCTGGGTGATGCAGGTCACCTTCGTCGTCACGATCGCCGTCGGCGCGCCGGTCGTCGCGCTCCTGTCGACCGGCGTCGACCTGCCGACCTGGGACGCGCGAGCCGAGTTCGCCATCCGCGTCGGTGCCGTCATCTGGCTGGTCGTGGCGCTCTCGGTGTTCGCGTACGCGAAACGCAAGCAGGAATAG
- the panB gene encoding 3-methyl-2-oxobutanoate hydroxymethyltransferase: MPTVRELRAMAGEEPITMLTAYDAPTAEIVDGADVDVILVGDSLGNTSLGYETTLPVTVDDVARHVGAVSRATEEALVVADMPFLSFGVDEADSLENAGRMLKEAGAQAVKLECGPHTVDLTEKMVQLGIPVMAHLGLTPQHVNQYGGYPRQGTDREAAERILDLAVAHEEAGAFSLVLEHVPANLAAEITAALESPTIGIGAGPDCDGQVLVVDDAVGLSGWSPSFSKRFGNVREEMESAVEEYVEAVESGEFPADEHSHEERDLDDLY; encoded by the coding sequence ATGCCCACCGTACGGGAACTCAGGGCGATGGCCGGGGAGGAACCGATCACGATGCTGACCGCGTACGACGCGCCGACGGCCGAGATCGTCGACGGGGCGGACGTCGACGTGATCCTCGTCGGAGACAGCCTCGGGAACACCTCGCTCGGCTACGAGACGACGCTGCCGGTGACGGTCGACGACGTGGCCCGCCACGTCGGGGCCGTCTCGCGGGCGACCGAGGAGGCGCTGGTCGTCGCCGACATGCCCTTCCTCTCCTTCGGCGTCGACGAGGCGGACAGCCTCGAGAACGCCGGCCGGATGCTCAAAGAAGCGGGAGCCCAGGCGGTCAAACTCGAGTGCGGCCCGCACACCGTCGACCTGACGGAGAAGATGGTCCAGCTGGGCATTCCGGTGATGGCCCACCTCGGGCTAACGCCGCAGCACGTCAACCAGTACGGCGGCTACCCGCGCCAGGGAACCGACCGGGAGGCCGCCGAGCGCATCCTCGACCTCGCCGTCGCACACGAGGAGGCCGGCGCGTTCTCGCTCGTCTTGGAGCACGTCCCCGCGAACCTGGCAGCCGAGATCACGGCGGCGCTCGAGAGTCCGACGATCGGGATCGGCGCCGGGCCGGACTGCGACGGGCAGGTGCTGGTCGTCGACGACGCCGTCGGCCTCAGCGGGTGGTCCCCCTCGTTCTCGAAGCGGTTCGGCAACGTCCGCGAGGAGATGGAATCCGCCGTCGAGGAGTACGTCGAAGCGGTCGAGTCCGGGGAGTTCCCCGCCGACGAGCACAGCCACGAGGAGCGCGACCTCGACGACCTCTACTGA
- a CDS encoding alpha/beta fold hydrolase: MQTVRHHGRETVYEVADRGGSGPTICCVHGSGGSRDVWKSQHRLADRHPVVALDLSGHGDSEDVDADPGYVALSAYADDVVAVVEATDARVLVGNSLGGAVVMHVLLEREVDLDAAVLAGTGARLGVLEDLLDWLEDDFDRAVEFLHGQDRLFHDPDPELRDRSMDQMYACGRAVTRRDFLTCHEFDVRDRVGEIDVPTLAVYGERDQLTPPWFHEYLADEIAEADLVEIEDAAHMTMLERPAAFNEAVADFLDGLE, from the coding sequence ATGCAAACGGTTCGCCATCACGGCCGCGAGACGGTCTACGAGGTCGCCGACCGTGGGGGGTCGGGTCCGACGATCTGCTGCGTTCACGGCAGCGGCGGCTCGCGGGACGTCTGGAAGTCACAGCACCGACTCGCCGACCGCCACCCGGTCGTCGCACTCGATCTCAGCGGCCACGGGGACTCGGAGGACGTCGACGCGGATCCGGGGTACGTGGCGCTGTCGGCCTACGCCGACGACGTGGTCGCCGTCGTCGAGGCGACGGACGCCCGCGTGCTGGTCGGCAACTCGCTGGGCGGCGCCGTCGTCATGCACGTCCTACTCGAGCGCGAGGTCGACCTCGACGCGGCGGTCCTGGCGGGAACCGGCGCTCGGCTGGGCGTGCTCGAGGATCTCCTCGACTGGCTCGAGGACGACTTCGACCGCGCCGTCGAGTTCCTCCACGGCCAGGATCGGCTCTTTCACGACCCGGACCCCGAACTTCGAGACCGTTCGATGGACCAGATGTACGCCTGCGGTCGAGCCGTCACCCGGCGGGACTTCCTGACCTGCCACGAGTTCGACGTCCGCGATCGGGTCGGCGAGATCGACGTTCCGACGCTCGCGGTCTACGGCGAACGCGACCAGTTGACGCCGCCGTGGTTCCACGAGTACCTCGCCGACGAAATCGCCGAGGCCGACCTCGTCGAGATCGAGGACGCGGCGCACATGACGATGCTCGAGCGGCCGGCGGCGTTCAACGAGGCCGTCGCGGACTTTCTCGACGGGCTCGAGTAA
- a CDS encoding DUF7127 family protein, translating into MSLEQFTREDGQIARRYDYEDESVLVVDFGSVDDGAAVDLVDGTVIVVVDDDQYEFDLPEGAADAHTFIRNGVLTVELEDNQ; encoded by the coding sequence ATGTCACTCGAACAATTTACACGAGAGGACGGGCAGATCGCCCGCCGGTACGATTACGAGGACGAATCGGTGCTGGTCGTCGACTTCGGATCCGTAGACGACGGCGCCGCCGTCGATCTCGTCGACGGGACGGTCATCGTCGTCGTCGACGACGACCAGTACGAGTTCGATCTGCCGGAGGGTGCAGCTGACGCGCACACGTTTATCAGAAACGGGGTTCTCACTGTCGAACTGGAGGACAACCAATGA